A stretch of Haloarcula marismortui ATCC 43049 DNA encodes these proteins:
- a CDS encoding argonaute/piwi family protein, with amino-acid sequence MTPQDTPFTLRHLEEPEIQFEGGTETSPKRGLIRYGPRLYEEGHHTIKLGIIGDRDSIRRLTELLHDMEVGIHPGTSDNPWQVPYPGLGKSSPLNLSINAKKGWRRQIRRRDIQSVTSKSTPRDRMERFLKLVQKDIEIIERDSVQPNAIIVCIPQEVMDACTPENQDHARIQSEGSDLRNRIKLIGMEARIPTQLIKPSTLAIRTDRQRASRAWNLTVGLLYKSQRGHPWKTRQIEDGHCYAGLSFYRERDEGDDVIRAALAHVFHGRDHIILQSDPLPDITEDENGSPHLSYEAARQVGEQILEYYEAQKGTRPSRFVLHKPSVFWEEEREGLLDATDGVRDLDLVWVRRRPKVRLFPPTDYPAMRGTLLSVPDDDVHYLYTSGYVPEETTYQGSGVPSPIEIRPDEICETPSLEICKEILFFTKLDWNTSDYAIRMPATVSVAKRVGTILSEVDTESISEVRPQYFYYM; translated from the coding sequence ATGACGCCCCAAGATACCCCGTTCACGCTTCGTCACCTCGAGGAGCCAGAGATTCAGTTTGAAGGAGGTACTGAAACCTCTCCCAAACGAGGCCTTATCAGATATGGTCCACGCCTCTATGAGGAAGGACACCATACAATCAAACTCGGGATTATCGGCGATCGAGATTCAATCCGCCGGTTGACCGAACTACTTCATGATATGGAGGTCGGGATCCATCCAGGAACAAGTGATAATCCGTGGCAGGTTCCCTATCCCGGGCTAGGTAAGAGTTCCCCGCTCAATCTCTCTATTAATGCAAAAAAGGGCTGGAGACGCCAAATTCGTCGACGAGACATCCAATCTGTTACGAGTAAATCGACCCCCAGAGATCGGATGGAGCGATTCCTGAAGCTAGTGCAGAAAGACATAGAGATAATCGAACGGGATTCGGTTCAGCCGAACGCAATCATCGTCTGTATTCCGCAAGAAGTGATGGACGCGTGTACTCCTGAGAACCAAGACCATGCGCGAATCCAGTCGGAAGGTTCTGATCTTCGAAATCGAATCAAACTGATCGGGATGGAGGCTCGAATCCCCACACAACTGATTAAGCCATCCACACTTGCGATCCGTACTGACCGACAGCGAGCATCTCGGGCCTGGAATCTCACAGTTGGACTTCTATACAAGTCTCAACGAGGGCATCCCTGGAAAACTCGACAGATCGAAGATGGGCACTGCTACGCAGGGCTCTCGTTCTACAGAGAGCGAGACGAAGGAGATGATGTAATTCGAGCTGCTCTTGCTCACGTCTTTCACGGACGGGACCATATTATCCTTCAGAGCGATCCACTCCCGGATATCACCGAGGACGAGAATGGGTCTCCCCACCTCTCATATGAGGCGGCTAGACAGGTAGGTGAGCAGATTCTGGAATACTACGAAGCTCAGAAAGGGACACGTCCCAGCCGGTTCGTCCTTCATAAGCCATCTGTCTTCTGGGAAGAAGAACGTGAAGGGTTGCTTGATGCCACAGACGGTGTTCGCGATTTAGATCTAGTCTGGGTTCGTAGGCGGCCAAAGGTCAGGTTGTTCCCACCTACGGATTATCCCGCCATGCGGGGAACCCTCCTGAGCGTCCCTGATGACGACGTCCACTATCTCTACACATCCGGATATGTCCCGGAAGAGACGACCTATCAGGGGAGTGGAGTACCATCACCGATTGAGATCCGACCTGACGAGATTTGTGAGACACCTTCGTTAGAGATCTGTAAGGAGATTCTCTTTTTCACAAAACTCGACTGGAATACATCGGACTACGCAATTCGGATGCCAGCAACCGTGAGTGTTGCAAAGCGTGTCGGTACAATCCTATCCGAAGTAGATACTGAGTCCATTTCAGAGGTTCGGCCACAGTATTTCTACTATATGTGA
- a CDS encoding TRAM domain-containing protein, with the protein MVEISDSLCSLFTAKIKKENGTFVIEIPSSEIKHGALTVDETYRIALLDSSSEAESTSPQSPRHPASQGSTSHDSSGPPVDEGEVRDVTIETVGDQGDGIAKVERGYVVIVPGAQPDDEPTVEIEQVQENVAFASIVDSDPRAL; encoded by the coding sequence ATGGTAGAAATCTCAGACTCCCTGTGTTCCCTGTTCACTGCGAAAATTAAGAAGGAGAATGGCACATTCGTCATCGAGATTCCTTCGAGTGAGATCAAGCATGGGGCGCTGACAGTTGATGAAACGTACCGCATCGCTCTTCTTGATTCATCCTCCGAAGCGGAATCAACATCCCCACAGAGCCCACGGCATCCCGCCTCTCAGGGGAGCACGAGCCATGATTCATCTGGTCCTCCCGTTGATGAGGGAGAAGTGCGCGACGTGACAATCGAAACCGTCGGTGATCAAGGAGACGGTATTGCGAAAGTCGAACGGGGGTACGTCGTGATCGTTCCCGGCGCTCAGCCCGACGACGAGCCAACAGTCGAAATCGAACAAGTTCAGGAGAACGTTGCGTTTGCGAGCATTGTCGATAGCGATCCGCGAGCACTCTAA
- a CDS encoding nucleotidyltransferase family protein: protein MSFNNRSDALIELLEELTQEGHEYVLVGGYAVSAFNARFSTDLDIVVAPDSKADFVEFLEQRGFEKTDSHAKEWFYDTEVIEYEKRLTPQQPIGFDLLVNGLGCRQTEAQWSFDYLYDHSHQQEVSGGTVTTTARVIDGAVLVAAKLHSGRETDLRDVLAVAEEIDLDAVTPHLRRGDDDALREQLERGLEIIESDELKHGYRSDFGASAVSEETVTALQEYLSVQINHLS from the coding sequence ATGAGCTTCAACAACCGAAGTGACGCGCTCATCGAACTGCTCGAAGAGCTCACCCAAGAGGGCCACGAGTACGTTCTTGTTGGCGGCTACGCTGTCTCAGCGTTCAATGCTCGCTTCTCCACGGACCTCGATATCGTCGTCGCGCCGGACTCAAAGGCTGACTTCGTCGAGTTCCTCGAACAGCGGGGATTCGAGAAAACGGACAGCCACGCCAAAGAATGGTTCTACGACACCGAAGTAATCGAGTACGAGAAGCGGCTCACGCCGCAGCAGCCGATCGGCTTCGATCTCCTGGTAAACGGACTCGGGTGTCGCCAGACGGAGGCACAGTGGTCATTCGACTACCTGTACGACCACAGCCACCAACAGGAGGTGAGCGGAGGTACAGTGACGACCACAGCCAGAGTCATCGATGGAGCAGTCCTCGTCGCGGCAAAGCTCCATAGCGGCCGTGAAACGGACCTCCGGGACGTCCTGGCAGTAGCAGAAGAAATCGATCTCGACGCTGTCACGCCTCACCTTCGTCGAGGGGACGACGATGCGCTACGGGAGCAGCTTGAGCGTGGACTGGAGATCATAGAGAGCGATGAACTCAAGCACGGGTATCGGAGTGACTTCGGGGCCTCAGCAGTCTCAGAAGAAACGGTCACCGCTCTCCAAGAGTATCTGTCTGTACAGATTAACCACCTGAGCTGA
- a CDS encoding helix-turn-helix domain-containing protein: MYEVLDDTAAQVILAIESGDSIRRVAQHLHTPYETVRQAVNRLEDAGYVTYDDGLSVVDEHVRDAARELVAASAGVSPPSIEETYVIPQFGDWPFAFTRIDAVYVWTQGGYQVGREPDDYPLFLAVREHDVDAWETFFEWFDLPTAFERQPRDELDGPLQIVLEPRALLDIEHVEGYPVIPRAETIEYMRENYAQFQSGLAMLDRMYEDLDLGVTYRETERAQP; the protein is encoded by the coding sequence ATGTACGAGGTACTCGATGACACCGCGGCGCAGGTCATCCTCGCGATCGAGAGTGGTGACTCCATCCGTCGTGTCGCCCAGCACCTCCACACGCCGTACGAGACGGTGAGACAGGCCGTTAACCGACTCGAAGACGCAGGCTACGTCACCTATGACGACGGCCTCTCAGTCGTCGACGAACACGTGAGAGACGCAGCACGAGAGCTCGTCGCTGCCAGCGCTGGCGTCAGTCCACCCTCCATCGAGGAAACGTACGTCATCCCACAATTCGGTGACTGGCCGTTCGCGTTCACACGGATCGACGCCGTCTACGTGTGGACCCAGGGCGGCTACCAGGTCGGTCGCGAGCCCGACGACTATCCACTGTTCCTCGCTGTTCGTGAGCATGACGTCGACGCCTGGGAGACATTTTTCGAGTGGTTCGACCTCCCGACCGCATTCGAGCGACAGCCCCGAGACGAGTTGGACGGACCGCTGCAGATCGTCCTCGAGCCACGCGCGTTACTCGATATCGAGCATGTCGAAGGGTACCCGGTGATCCCGAGAGCAGAGACAATCGAGTATATGCGCGAGAACTACGCCCAGTTCCAGTCGGGGCTGGCGATGCTCGACCGGATGTACGAGGACCTCGATCTCGGCGTCACGTATCGAGAGACCGAACGGGCGCAGCCATGA
- a CDS encoding ParA family protein, whose translation MTDTNTARITVANQKGGAGKTTDVIHTGGALSARGHDVLLVDIDYHGGLTCSLGYNDLYYDTDRTTLFDVLDFDQMESVNDIIVEHEEFDILPASEKLANNKNIQTLLEAPKSRERLEMTLDELDNDYDYIIVDTPPSLNVLTDNALVATGNVVIPVIPEKLNANSLQIFAKQLSSLEQAYGDINRLAIVCNRVEQNAEHRDTIEEIKSAYSLPVFEIPKRTDLSQSIGEGVSVFGFGKENQRVEDARDLFNEIADLFDETFEKTAPEEVKA comes from the coding sequence ATGACCGACACCAATACCGCACGAATCACGGTGGCGAATCAGAAGGGAGGCGCGGGGAAGACGACCGACGTCATTCATACAGGCGGCGCACTCTCTGCCAGAGGCCACGACGTCCTCCTGGTCGATATCGACTACCACGGAGGACTCACCTGCTCGCTTGGCTACAACGACCTGTACTACGATACCGACCGCACAACGCTGTTCGACGTCCTCGACTTCGATCAGATGGAGTCGGTGAACGACATCATCGTCGAGCACGAGGAATTCGACATCCTCCCCGCCAGTGAGAAGCTCGCGAACAACAAGAACATCCAGACGTTGCTTGAGGCGCCGAAGAGTCGCGAGCGTTTGGAGATGACACTCGACGAACTCGACAATGACTACGACTACATCATCGTCGACACGCCGCCATCCCTGAACGTTCTCACCGACAACGCCCTCGTCGCGACCGGCAACGTCGTCATCCCCGTCATCCCCGAGAAGCTCAACGCCAACAGCCTCCAAATTTTCGCAAAGCAGCTGAGCTCCCTCGAACAGGCGTACGGAGACATCAATCGGCTCGCGATTGTCTGTAACCGTGTCGAGCAGAACGCCGAACACCGCGACACCATCGAGGAGATCAAGTCGGCGTACTCCCTTCCAGTGTTCGAGATCCCGAAGCGGACTGACCTCTCCCAGTCGATCGGCGAGGGGGTGTCCGTCTTCGGCTTCGGCAAGGAGAACCAGCGCGTCGAGGATGCACGCGACTTGTTCAACGAGATCGCCGACCTGTTCGACGAGACGTTCGAGAAGACCGCGCCTGAGGAGGTGAAAGCATGA
- a CDS encoding tyrosine-type recombinase/integrase, with protein sequence MPDRALSTPLDDSFERYLQDKGKGRGGGGGNYRRNAARELERFAEWAAGDRGADDWTGIADDVGREPTFDDLDERVFREYARHLGGDRGLKQNTVQTYYRYISAWCGWCVNEGYLEAHYAQRASAMAPLPEDDGRKPGDQQAWTSEQRHALTRHVDERARDAVEAYTTLPEDTDPLDKQRARYAALKATRDRALVFVLAYTAVRVGELLRDPNDPRRRGVRWEDLSLDDGSMDVYRKKQQWDAASLPDPVISPLRSYRQLMDPPTERWPVFPTFDQRTLAELVREELAERGERPEAITKRRAEYARDLLLALDVDIRPPSITTDGARSILQRLSEAAEIDIDHPKHDYLAPHGGRRGMGEVLVRAFGYTVAARYLDNSEEMVRERYSHIEAGELGDVATEALEEIDSVPQ encoded by the coding sequence ATGCCTGACCGAGCGCTTTCGACGCCGCTCGACGACAGCTTCGAGCGCTACCTCCAAGACAAGGGGAAAGGCCGGGGCGGCGGCGGTGGGAACTATCGACGTAACGCTGCACGCGAGCTCGAACGGTTCGCCGAGTGGGCCGCCGGCGACCGCGGCGCCGACGACTGGACCGGGATCGCCGACGACGTCGGCCGCGAGCCGACCTTCGACGATCTCGACGAACGCGTGTTCCGGGAGTACGCCCGACATCTCGGTGGAGATCGGGGACTCAAGCAGAACACAGTACAAACCTATTACCGCTATATCTCTGCGTGGTGTGGCTGGTGCGTCAACGAGGGATATCTTGAGGCCCACTACGCGCAGCGAGCGAGTGCGATGGCGCCGCTGCCGGAGGACGACGGCCGCAAGCCCGGCGACCAGCAGGCCTGGACGTCTGAACAGCGCCACGCCCTCACCCGCCACGTCGACGAACGGGCCCGCGACGCTGTCGAGGCGTACACGACACTCCCAGAGGATACTGACCCCCTCGACAAGCAGCGAGCACGCTACGCGGCGCTGAAGGCGACTCGTGACCGGGCTCTGGTGTTCGTTCTCGCGTACACAGCTGTCCGCGTCGGCGAACTGCTCCGGGATCCGAACGACCCGCGCCGGCGCGGCGTCCGCTGGGAGGACCTCTCGCTCGACGACGGGAGCATGGACGTCTACCGGAAGAAACAGCAGTGGGACGCCGCCAGTCTTCCCGATCCGGTGATCTCGCCGCTCCGGAGCTATCGCCAGCTGATGGATCCGCCGACGGAGCGCTGGCCGGTGTTTCCGACGTTTGACCAACGGACGCTCGCAGAGCTCGTCCGGGAAGAGCTAGCCGAACGAGGGGAACGCCCAGAAGCAATCACTAAACGCCGTGCGGAGTACGCTCGCGACCTGCTGCTGGCGCTCGATGTGGACATTCGGCCGCCGTCGATCACGACGGACGGCGCACGGTCGATTCTCCAACGACTCTCGGAGGCCGCGGAGATCGACATCGACCATCCGAAACACGATTATCTTGCTCCGCACGGTGGCCGTCGTGGCATGGGCGAGGTTCTGGTCCGGGCATTCGGATATACTGTGGCGGCCCGATATCTCGATAATTCTGAGGAGATGGTTCGTGAGCGGTACTCGCATATCGAGGCTGGTGAGTTAGGTGATGTCGCTACTGAGGCCCTTGAGGAGATCGATAGTGTACCGCAGTAA
- a CDS encoding heavy metal translocating P-type ATPase translates to MNKQSITQYYRNHRKAIVTATSGLLYGGGWSLGYLTSFEMASAAILVLATVVGGYDIAKTAYHEVTNRTLGIKTLVTLAAIGAIVIGEYWEAAAVVFLFSLGSYLEGRTMRKTRTALQELLEMTPDTATVRRDGTLQKVSARDVEEGEVVVVKPGGKIPVDGTVVDGESAVNQAPVTGESAPVHKADSDEVYAGTVNQEGALEIRTTGAGSDTTLERIIRRVEEAQEAQSPTESLIDRFAKYYTPAVIALAIGAYAVTQNAILSLTLLVIGCPGALVIGPPVSIVSAIGNAARSGVLMKGGEHLERAGKIDLVAFDKTGTLTKGETTVSGIEGFGVAAADVLSLAATAEKKSEHHLADAIVDMARERQTAATDGGATVAQADDTDVGRRSVPDPDDFDVVAGKGVIAHADGQEVVVGNRALLDDRDVDVPDRVADYVREREGRGETVVHVVRDGDIIGAIAMRDELREAASGVVAALQDAGIETVMLTGDNERTAAAVAEEVGIDEYRAELLPEDKQSVIEGYQADGHVVAMVGDGINDAPSLATADVGIAMGAAGTDTAIETADMALMADDLERIPYAVKLSKATRWNVLENVGLAVLTVTVLLAGVLTSYVTLASGMLVHEASVLLVILNGMRLLRY, encoded by the coding sequence ATGAACAAACAATCGATCACGCAGTACTACCGGAACCACCGGAAGGCCATCGTCACGGCGACAAGCGGCCTGCTGTACGGCGGTGGCTGGAGTCTCGGCTACCTCACGAGTTTCGAGATGGCAAGCGCCGCCATCCTCGTCCTCGCGACGGTCGTGGGTGGCTACGACATCGCCAAGACCGCTTACCACGAGGTCACCAACCGGACGCTCGGCATCAAGACGCTGGTGACGCTGGCCGCCATCGGTGCTATCGTCATCGGGGAGTACTGGGAAGCCGCCGCCGTCGTCTTCCTGTTCAGCCTTGGCAGCTACCTCGAAGGCCGGACGATGCGGAAGACCCGGACGGCACTTCAGGAGCTACTGGAGATGACGCCCGACACGGCGACCGTCCGTCGCGACGGGACACTCCAAAAGGTCTCCGCCCGCGATGTCGAAGAGGGCGAAGTCGTCGTCGTAAAGCCGGGCGGGAAGATCCCGGTCGACGGAACCGTCGTTGACGGCGAGAGCGCAGTCAACCAGGCGCCGGTCACCGGCGAGAGCGCGCCCGTCCACAAGGCCGACAGCGACGAGGTGTACGCCGGGACGGTCAACCAGGAGGGCGCGCTAGAAATCCGGACGACGGGAGCGGGATCGGATACGACTCTCGAACGGATCATCCGTCGCGTCGAGGAGGCCCAGGAGGCTCAGTCGCCCACGGAGAGTCTCATCGACCGGTTCGCGAAGTACTACACGCCGGCCGTCATTGCCCTGGCTATCGGCGCGTACGCGGTCACGCAGAACGCGATCCTGTCGCTGACGCTGCTGGTCATCGGCTGTCCGGGCGCGCTGGTCATCGGGCCACCGGTCAGCATCGTCTCGGCCATCGGTAACGCCGCCCGGTCGGGCGTGCTGATGAAGGGCGGCGAACACCTCGAACGCGCCGGCAAGATCGATCTCGTCGCCTTCGACAAGACGGGGACGCTCACGAAGGGCGAGACCACCGTCTCCGGTATCGAGGGGTTCGGCGTCGCCGCCGCCGACGTCCTCTCGCTCGCAGCGACCGCCGAGAAGAAGAGCGAACACCACCTCGCGGACGCCATCGTCGACATGGCCCGCGAACGCCAGACGGCTGCGACGGACGGTGGAGCGACGGTCGCCCAAGCGGACGATACGGACGTGGGGCGCAGGTCGGTCCCCGATCCCGACGACTTCGACGTGGTCGCCGGCAAGGGCGTCATCGCCCATGCCGATGGCCAGGAAGTCGTCGTCGGCAACCGCGCGCTGCTGGACGACCGCGACGTCGATGTCCCCGATCGGGTCGCCGACTACGTCCGCGAGCGTGAGGGGCGCGGCGAGACAGTCGTCCACGTCGTTCGGGACGGGGACATCATCGGCGCGATTGCGATGCGGGACGAGCTCCGGGAGGCCGCTTCTGGGGTCGTCGCGGCGCTCCAAGACGCTGGCATCGAGACGGTGATGCTCACCGGCGACAACGAGCGGACGGCCGCTGCCGTTGCCGAGGAGGTCGGTATCGACGAGTACCGTGCCGAACTCCTCCCCGAGGACAAGCAGTCCGTCATCGAGGGCTACCAGGCCGACGGCCACGTCGTCGCGATGGTCGGCGACGGCATCAACGACGCGCCATCGCTGGCCACTGCCGATGTCGGCATCGCGATGGGTGCTGCGGGAACGGACACCGCTATCGAAACGGCTGACATGGCGTTGATGGCCGACGACCTCGAACGCATCCCGTACGCGGTCAAACTCAGCAAGGCGACGCGCTGGAACGTCCTCGAGAACGTCGGGCTCGCGGTGCTGACCGTGACCGTCCTCCTCGCGGGCGTGCTCACCAGCTACGTCACCCTCGCGTCGGGAATGCTGGTCCACGAGGCCAGCGTCCTCCTCGTCATCCTCAACGGGATGCGACTGCTCCGCTACTGA
- a CDS encoding heavy-metal-associated domain-containing protein — translation MSDTTQFRVLDFDCPTCASTVERALSNVDGVQHVEVHYATGRVEIEYDDSVADPDAFAETIENQGYTPQPA, via the coding sequence ATGAGCGACACAACCCAATTCCGCGTCCTCGACTTCGACTGCCCGACCTGCGCGAGTACCGTCGAACGCGCCCTGTCGAACGTCGACGGCGTCCAGCACGTCGAAGTCCACTACGCGACCGGCCGCGTCGAGATCGAGTACGACGACAGCGTCGCTGACCCCGACGCCTTCGCAGAGACCATCGAAAACCAGGGGTACACTCCCCAGCCCGCCTAA
- a CDS encoding ArsR/SmtB family transcription factor, protein MSDSDTDHRLDDIAVRDTRISDAIDEPMRAMVLDILSEEALTATEVHERLDDRGIDRTENTVRHHINELRDAGLVDVVRFEEGRGGTTKYYHANTIVLSYSLPDSADAAVEEMIDAAQPQITDALTTLTDEYDDAIEEIVEDMQPCEHCQTQKYETYVLLTVLRRAFVRAHRNS, encoded by the coding sequence ATGAGTGATTCCGATACCGACCACCGTCTCGACGACATCGCGGTGCGAGACACTCGGATTTCGGACGCCATCGACGAGCCGATGCGGGCGATGGTCCTCGACATTCTGTCCGAGGAAGCCCTAACTGCGACCGAGGTCCACGAACGCCTCGACGATCGCGGCATCGACCGGACGGAGAACACGGTCCGCCATCACATCAACGAGCTCCGGGATGCGGGCCTCGTCGACGTCGTTCGCTTCGAGGAGGGGCGTGGTGGGACGACGAAGTACTACCACGCGAACACGATCGTCCTCTCGTACTCACTACCAGATTCGGCCGACGCCGCCGTCGAGGAGATGATCGACGCTGCCCAGCCCCAGATCACGGACGCGCTCACTACGCTCACCGACGAGTACGACGACGCTATTGAGGAGATCGTCGAGGATATGCAGCCCTGCGAGCACTGCCAGACCCAGAAGTACGAGACGTACGTTCTTCTGACCGTCCTGCGACGTGCGTTCGTTCGCGCCCACAGAAATTCCTGA
- a CDS encoding amidohydrolase family protein, whose translation MAVDLAIHDALVLTADERNRLYERGTVCITDGCIEEVRPSRAGDGELEASTVIDGNGKLVMPGLVNAHTHLEMTPLIGAFSELELTEMLGSGTALFNRLGNGEFEYLVEAGVELAALNFLLGGVTTVNSMDARPAAGAEAFGEAGLRGFFGPAISDLFWDQPVDQQFSRAREFVETYHDTYDGRIRATICPHDDWSCTRQLWERTASLAAEYPDLLVHTHLLELEESNTMARANGGEDSVGLLDDVGLLDDRLVAAHFRLGDEEDIQRTAEADAAVAHCPSVFCYWNPDGETQWTPVPELRAAGVDVGVGIDDHYWHDSYSMFGEARQARLAANLKRSAGQFDSMELIRMLTIEGARALGMGDEIGSIEAGKRADIILLDVDKPKFTPLTNVPAHVVNNAVPADVETVIVDGDVVLRNGVPETMDSDDVRQRVNQAVERFMDETGWELDIGGSEPPTSIETVRDLPKRGPARLLTRLAMQSARDRFSF comes from the coding sequence ATGGCTGTCGATCTGGCAATCCATGATGCACTCGTTCTCACAGCCGACGAGCGGAACCGCCTGTACGAGCGCGGCACAGTATGCATCACCGATGGCTGTATCGAAGAAGTCCGACCATCACGTGCAGGAGACGGAGAATTAGAAGCGTCCACCGTTATCGACGGGAACGGGAAACTGGTGATGCCGGGGTTGGTGAACGCCCACACGCACTTGGAGATGACACCGCTCATCGGTGCGTTTAGCGAACTCGAGCTGACGGAGATGCTTGGGAGTGGGACGGCCTTGTTTAACAGATTAGGGAACGGCGAATTCGAGTACCTCGTCGAGGCAGGCGTCGAGCTCGCAGCGCTCAATTTCCTCTTGGGCGGTGTCACAACCGTGAACTCGATGGACGCACGGCCTGCCGCAGGTGCAGAGGCGTTCGGGGAAGCAGGGCTCCGCGGATTTTTCGGCCCGGCGATCTCGGACCTCTTCTGGGACCAACCAGTCGATCAGCAGTTCTCCCGTGCTCGCGAGTTCGTCGAAACGTACCACGACACGTACGACGGCCGAATCAGGGCGACGATCTGCCCGCACGACGACTGGTCGTGTACCCGGCAGCTGTGGGAACGGACCGCATCCCTCGCCGCAGAGTATCCGGACCTGCTCGTCCACACGCACTTGCTCGAACTCGAGGAGAGTAACACGATGGCACGAGCGAACGGTGGCGAGGACTCGGTAGGATTGCTCGACGACGTTGGACTCCTGGACGACCGACTGGTCGCTGCTCACTTCCGCCTCGGCGACGAAGAGGACATCCAGCGAACCGCCGAGGCGGACGCGGCTGTTGCGCACTGCCCGTCCGTCTTCTGTTACTGGAATCCGGACGGGGAGACGCAGTGGACGCCCGTTCCCGAGCTTCGAGCCGCCGGCGTCGACGTCGGAGTAGGGATTGACGACCACTACTGGCACGACTCGTACAGCATGTTCGGTGAAGCGCGGCAAGCTCGGCTGGCGGCAAATCTCAAGCGTTCAGCCGGGCAGTTCGACTCGATGGAACTGATACGAATGCTCACTATCGAGGGCGCACGCGCGCTGGGGATGGGCGACGAGATCGGCAGTATCGAAGCGGGAAAGCGCGCGGATATTATCCTCCTCGACGTCGACAAACCGAAGTTCACGCCACTGACCAACGTTCCCGCACACGTCGTGAACAACGCGGTCCCGGCCGACGTCGAGACAGTGATCGTTGACGGCGACGTCGTCCTCCGGAATGGTGTGCCCGAGACAATGGACTCGGACGACGTGCGACAGCGAGTAAATCAGGCTGTCGAACGCTTCATGGACGAGACAGGCTGGGAGTTAGACATTGGTGGTAGTGAACCGCCGACCAGCATCGAGACTGTACGGGACCTCCCAAAGCGTGGCCCTGCGCGACTCCTGACTCGCCTCGCGATGCAATCCGCGCGTGATCGGTTCTCCTTCTAA